Genomic DNA from Candidatus Edwardsbacteria bacterium:
GCCTGTGCCGTCACTTCGTGGGAGACGACAAGGTGGTGGTGATGCTGGGCGACAATATTCTGGACGGATCCATCAAGAAAGCTGTCAGCGATTTTCAGAAACAGGATTCGGGGGCCAAGATATTCCTTAAGACGGTGGCCAATCCCCGGGAATACGGGGTGGCCGAGGTCAAAGGCCGGCTGGTGAAGAACATTGTGGAGAAACCCCGGAATCCCAAGAGCAATTACGCCGTGATCGGCATCTACATGTACGACTCCCAGGTGTGGGACATCCTGAAGACCTTGAAGCCATCGGGCCGGGGCGAGCTGGAGATCACCGACGTCAACAACGCCTTCATCAAAAAAGGCCAAATGACCTACGAGATCATCAAGGGCTGGTGGGGCGACGCCGGATCATCCATCGAGGACCTGTGGGTGGTTAACCAGTTCATAGGGCAAAGGGCCAGGAACAAAAAATGAAGATTTTAGTCACCGGAGCCAAGGGGATGCTGGGCACCGACCTGTGCCTTGAGCTGGCTGGCGATCATCAGGTGACGGGCATCGATATCCAGGATATTGATATTACCAGTGAAGAGGCCATTAAAAAAATCATTGGATATCATCCGGAATTTATCATCCATTGCGCCGCCATGACCAATGTTGACGGTTGCGAGAAGGATCCCGATACCGCTTATGCCGTCAACGGTCTGGGGACTAAAAATGTGGTTCTGGCCTGCCGGCAGCTTGATATTCCCGTGCTGTACATCAGCACCGATTTCGTGTTTGACGGCGCCAAGGGCGAACCCTATTGCGAATGGGACCAGCCAAACCCGCTGGGACATTATGGAAGGTCCAAGCTGGAGGGCGAGAATCACGTCAGAGAACTGTTGAAAAAATTCTACATCGTCCGCACTTCCTGGCTGTACGGGAAACAGGGCAGGAATTTCGTCAGCACCATACTGGCCAAGGCCCGGGAGACCGGAACGATAAAAGTGGTCAATGACCAGGTGGGGTCGCCCACCTATGCCAGAGACCTTTGCCGGGCCATCGCCAGGCTGATCTCCAGCAATAAATACGGCACCTATCATCTGTCAAACTCCGGCGCCTGCAGTTGGTTCGATTTTGCCAAAAGGGCAGTGGAACTTTCCGGGACTAAAGCCGAGGTTCTGTCTATTTCTTCGTCCGATTATCCCACCCCCACCAAGCGCCCGGCCTTTTCTGTTTTACGAAATTTTTGCTGGGAGAGGACCTTCGGGGAAACATTAAGGCCCTGGGAGGAAGGTTTAAAGGATTATCTCAAGGAAACTGGGTATATCAAATAACAGTAAAGGATATATGAAAAATATAAATATCACCTTGGCTCAATTGCGGCGGGAAATGCTGAAAAGCGCCCAGGCCCTTATCGATACGGCGGAAAATTCAGCGGCTGATATAATCAAAGCGGCCGATATTATTGCCGGCGCGTTTAAAAAAGGCAAAAAACTTTTAATCTGCGGGAACGGGGGAAGCGCCGCCGACAGCCAACATATTGCGGCCGAGCTGGTGGTCCGCTTTCTTAAGGAAAGGAAGGCCCTGCCAGCCATCGCCCTGACCACCGATTCCTCGATCATCACCTCCGAGGCAAACGACCATAGCTTCGACACGGTTTTTTCCCGCCAAGTGGAAGCCTTGGGCAAAAAAGGGGATGTACTGTTGGCCATCACCACCAGCGGGAGGTCGCCCAATGTTATCGAAGCGGCTAAAGCCGCTAAGAAAATGGGGCTGGTTGTTGTCGGGCTGACCGGCCCGGCTTCCGGCACCTTGGGGAAATATTGCCGGGTATGCATAAAGGCTGCGGGAGATAAAACATTCCGAATCCAGGAATCCATGCTGATGGCCGAGCACGCCATCTGCGATCTGGTGGAAAAGGATTTTGTAAAATAAATGAAGATTACTGGGAATAAATATAAAATATTCAGAAACCTGGATATCAGGATAGTATCACTGGTGCTGGCTGTTACCCTGTGGTTGTATGCCTCCACCGAAAGATATTATAAACTTACCTTTCATTGCCCGGTGGAGGTCAAAAATATCCCCCCGGGGTATTCCCTGGCCCGGTGCCTGCCTTCGGTGACCTGCGACATCGAGGCCAGGGGAAAGGACCTGGTCGCTTTTCAGTTCAAAAAACCGACTGTGGTGATCGATGCCGAGAATCGCCAGATCAAAAAATTCAAGGTTAAGCTTACCCCGAATCACCTGGTTCTGCCTTTCCGGCTCAAGGTCCGGTCGGTTCAGTTCCTGGACCAAGAAATGGAAATAAACCTGGATCGCCAAACCGAGAAAG
This window encodes:
- a CDS encoding NTP transferase domain-containing protein, with product MKGVILAGGLGTRLRPLTSITNKHLLPVYDRPMIYYPIQTLVQAGIKDIMLVTGGNAAGDFLRLLGNGEEFGLKHINYTYQRREGGIAEALGLCRHFVGDDKVVVMLGDNILDGSIKKAVSDFQKQDSGAKIFLKTVANPREYGVAEVKGRLVKNIVEKPRNPKSNYAVIGIYMYDSQVWDILKTLKPSGRGELEITDVNNAFIKKGQMTYEIIKGWWGDAGSSIEDLWVVNQFIGQRARNKK
- the rfbD gene encoding dTDP-4-dehydrorhamnose reductase, producing the protein MKILVTGAKGMLGTDLCLELAGDHQVTGIDIQDIDITSEEAIKKIIGYHPEFIIHCAAMTNVDGCEKDPDTAYAVNGLGTKNVVLACRQLDIPVLYISTDFVFDGAKGEPYCEWDQPNPLGHYGRSKLEGENHVRELLKKFYIVRTSWLYGKQGRNFVSTILAKARETGTIKVVNDQVGSPTYARDLCRAIARLISSNKYGTYHLSNSGACSWFDFAKRAVELSGTKAEVLSISSSDYPTPTKRPAFSVLRNFCWERTFGETLRPWEEGLKDYLKETGYIK
- a CDS encoding SIS domain-containing protein, encoding MKNINITLAQLRREMLKSAQALIDTAENSAADIIKAADIIAGAFKKGKKLLICGNGGSAADSQHIAAELVVRFLKERKALPAIALTTDSSIITSEANDHSFDTVFSRQVEALGKKGDVLLAITTSGRSPNVIEAAKAAKKMGLVVVGLTGPASGTLGKYCRVCIKAAGDKTFRIQESMLMAEHAICDLVEKDFVK